The Streptomyces sp. NBC_01244 genome contains a region encoding:
- a CDS encoding transglycosylase family protein, which translates to MLLSGKGKHRRGSKAVRIVTLAGVAGVAVAAPLMAAGTASAATASEWDRVASCESGGNWSINTGNGYYGGLQFSSSTWAAYGGKAYAAQANQASKSQQIAIAEKVLKGQGKGAWPSCGVGLSNSSYTGGSAKTPAKPKTQPKPAPKQEQKAAPKQETKRVEAPTTRSERPAAKTEAPKTGNGSYAVKSGDTLGAIADANNVSGGWEKLFELNKDIVTDADLIFPGQKLKLS; encoded by the coding sequence ATGCTGCTTTCGGGCAAGGGCAAGCACCGTCGCGGTTCCAAGGCCGTCCGCATCGTCACGCTCGCCGGCGTCGCCGGTGTCGCCGTGGCCGCGCCGCTGATGGCCGCGGGCACCGCCTCGGCCGCGACCGCTTCCGAGTGGGACCGCGTCGCCTCGTGCGAGTCCGGCGGCAACTGGTCCATCAACACGGGCAACGGCTACTACGGCGGCCTGCAGTTCTCGTCCTCCACGTGGGCCGCGTACGGCGGCAAGGCGTACGCCGCGCAGGCCAACCAGGCCTCCAAGTCGCAGCAGATAGCCATCGCCGAGAAGGTCCTCAAGGGCCAGGGCAAGGGCGCCTGGCCGTCCTGTGGCGTGGGCCTGTCGAACTCCTCCTACACCGGTGGCTCGGCCAAGACCCCCGCCAAGCCGAAGACGCAGCCGAAGCCCGCGCCGAAGCAGGAGCAGAAGGCCGCGCCGAAGCAGGAGACCAAGCGCGTCGAGGCTCCGACCACCCGCTCCGAGCGTCCGGCCGCGAAGACCGAGGCCCCCAAGACGGGCAACGGCTCCTACGCGGTCAAGTCCGGCGACACGCTGGGTGCGATCGCCGACGCGAACAACGTGTCCGGTGGCTGGGAGAAGCTCTTCGAGCTCAACAAGGACATCGTCACGGACGCCGACCTGATCTTCCCGGGTCAGAAGCTCAAGCTCAGCTGA
- the eno gene encoding phosphopyruvate hydratase, with the protein MLVPSIDVVVAREILDSRGNPTVEVEVGLDDGSTGRAAVPSGASTGAFEAVELRDGDPNRYMGKGVEKAVLAVIEQLGPELVGYDATEQRLIDQAMIDLDATENKGSLGANAILGVSLAVAHAASEASDLPLFRYLGGPNAHLLPVPMMNILNGGSHADSNVDIQEFMIAPIGAESFSEALRWGAEVYHTLKKVLHTKGLSTGLGDEGGFAPNLESNRAALDLIVEAIKQAGYVPGTQIALALDVAASEFYKDGNYEFEGKSRSAAEMTDYYAELVEAYPLVSIEDPLFEDDWAGWKTLTDRLGSKVQIVGDDLFVTNPERLARGIEEGSANALLVKVNQIGSLTETLDAVEMAQRNGFKCMMSHRSGETEDVTIADLAVAVNCGQIKTGAPARSDRVAKYNQLLRIEEILDDAAVYAGRSAFPRFKG; encoded by the coding sequence ATGCTCGTGCCGTCCATCGACGTCGTCGTAGCCCGGGAAATCCTGGACTCCCGAGGCAATCCCACGGTCGAGGTCGAGGTGGGCCTCGACGATGGCAGCACCGGCCGTGCTGCAGTCCCGTCCGGCGCCTCCACCGGAGCGTTCGAAGCCGTAGAGCTCCGTGACGGTGACCCCAACCGCTACATGGGCAAGGGCGTAGAGAAGGCCGTCCTCGCCGTCATCGAGCAGCTCGGCCCGGAGCTCGTCGGCTACGACGCCACCGAGCAGCGCCTGATCGACCAGGCGATGATCGACCTGGACGCCACCGAGAACAAGGGCTCCCTCGGCGCCAACGCCATCCTCGGCGTCTCCCTCGCCGTCGCGCACGCCGCGTCCGAGGCCTCGGACCTGCCGCTCTTCCGCTACCTGGGCGGTCCGAACGCGCACCTGCTGCCCGTTCCGATGATGAACATCCTGAACGGTGGGTCGCACGCCGACTCCAACGTCGACATCCAGGAGTTCATGATCGCCCCGATCGGCGCGGAGTCCTTCTCCGAGGCCCTTCGCTGGGGTGCCGAGGTCTACCACACCCTCAAGAAGGTCCTGCACACCAAGGGCCTCTCCACCGGTCTGGGCGACGAGGGCGGCTTCGCGCCGAACCTGGAGTCGAACCGCGCCGCGCTCGACCTCATCGTCGAGGCCATCAAGCAGGCCGGCTACGTCCCGGGCACCCAGATCGCGCTCGCGCTCGACGTCGCCGCGTCCGAGTTCTACAAGGACGGCAACTACGAGTTCGAGGGCAAGTCCCGCTCGGCCGCCGAGATGACCGACTACTACGCCGAGCTCGTCGAGGCGTACCCGCTCGTCTCCATCGAGGACCCGCTGTTCGAGGACGACTGGGCGGGCTGGAAGACCCTCACCGACCGCCTGGGCTCCAAGGTCCAGATCGTCGGCGACGACCTCTTCGTCACCAACCCCGAGCGTCTCGCCCGCGGCATCGAAGAGGGCTCGGCGAACGCCCTGCTCGTCAAGGTGAACCAGATCGGTTCGCTGACCGAGACCCTGGACGCCGTCGAGATGGCCCAGCGCAACGGTTTCAAGTGCATGATGTCGCACCGCTCCGGTGAGACCGAGGACGTCACCATCGCCGACCTCGCGGTCGCCGTGAACTGCGGCCAGATCAAGACCGGCGCCCCGGCCCGCTCGGACCGTGTCGCCAAGTACAACCAGCTCCTGCGCATCGAGGAGATCCTCGACGACGCGGCCGTGTACGCGGGTCGCAGCGCGTTCCCGCGCTTCAAGGGCTGA
- a CDS encoding type II toxin-antitoxin system Phd/YefM family antitoxin → MSENAVTVREARAHLADHINRAEQGAPTIITRNGAPVAALVPIADFNALEEAADELLAREAEAVLAEGGPTVTMAELLADLFTERGEGAA, encoded by the coding sequence ATGAGTGAGAACGCTGTGACCGTGCGCGAAGCCCGAGCCCACCTCGCGGACCACATCAACCGTGCCGAGCAGGGCGCCCCGACCATAATTACGCGGAACGGCGCTCCGGTGGCCGCCCTCGTCCCCATCGCCGACTTCAACGCGCTGGAAGAAGCGGCGGACGAGCTGCTCGCGCGCGAGGCGGAGGCAGTCCTGGCTGAAGGCGGCCCGACCGTGACCATGGCCGAGCTGCTGGCGGATCTGTTCACCGAGCGCGGCGAGGGAGCGGCGTGA
- a CDS encoding type II toxin-antitoxin system RelE family toxin yields MKYAFRFTTAAQRQLRAIDRPAAMRILAALTALGDDPYREDADIKKLTGPSGLYRLRVGSYRIAYQVLDGELVILAVRVGNRRDVYRDI; encoded by the coding sequence GTGAAGTACGCCTTCCGGTTCACCACTGCGGCACAACGGCAGCTCCGGGCTATCGATCGGCCTGCCGCAATGCGCATTCTCGCGGCACTGACCGCGCTCGGCGACGACCCGTACCGCGAGGACGCTGACATCAAGAAGCTCACCGGCCCGTCCGGTCTCTACCGGCTCCGGGTCGGCAGCTACCGGATCGCCTACCAGGTGCTGGACGGCGAGCTCGTCATCCTGGCCGTCAGGGTCGGCAACCGTCGAGACGTCTACCGGGACATCTGA
- a CDS encoding FtsB family cell division protein yields the protein MAGNRDRFATFSTATRLKQLGERTAAHVYRSQSRRQVRRSRLTGRAALLVLVLCTLVVALAYPMRQYVSQRSEIAKQQKDAVSARDRLERLRDEKARWQDNAYAEQQARKHLHFVRPGEISYIMTDPGAGGAEQRRGGQTATDRPWYSNVWDGVDKADRPGD from the coding sequence ATGGCCGGGAACCGGGACCGGTTCGCCACGTTCTCGACCGCGACCAGGCTCAAGCAGCTCGGTGAGCGGACCGCGGCGCACGTGTACCGCTCTCAGTCCCGCCGGCAGGTCCGCCGCAGCCGGCTCACCGGCCGGGCCGCCCTGCTCGTGCTGGTCCTCTGTACCCTGGTCGTCGCCCTCGCGTATCCGATGCGCCAGTACGTGTCCCAGCGCTCGGAGATCGCGAAGCAGCAGAAGGACGCCGTCTCCGCGCGGGACCGGCTGGAACGGCTGCGCGACGAGAAGGCCCGCTGGCAGGACAACGCGTACGCCGAGCAGCAGGCGCGCAAGCACCTGCACTTCGTCCGGCCGGGGGAGATCAGCTACATCATGACCGACCCCGGTGCCGGCGGCGCCGAGCAGCGCCGCGGCGGACAGACCGCCACCGACCGGCCCTGGTACTCCAACGTCTGGGACGGCGTCGACAAGGCCGACCGCCCGGGCGACTGA
- a CDS encoding DUF501 domain-containing protein: MQTPPPQTDRTEPTAADIEAFEQQLGRPPRGLRAIAHRCPCGQPDVVETAPRLPDGTPFPTLYYLTCPRAAGAIGTLEANGVMKEMQARLAVDPELAAAYRAAHEDYITRRDAIEVLQGFPSAGGMPDRVKCLHVLVGHSLAAGPGVNPFGDEALAMLPEWWAKGACVTPCGEKKAEEKKAEEKKADENAAAEAGA; encoded by the coding sequence ATGCAGACGCCCCCGCCCCAGACCGACCGGACCGAGCCGACCGCCGCCGACATCGAGGCGTTCGAACAGCAGCTCGGCCGCCCCCCGCGCGGGCTGCGCGCCATCGCGCACCGCTGCCCCTGCGGGCAGCCGGACGTGGTGGAGACCGCCCCGCGGCTCCCCGACGGCACCCCCTTCCCGACGCTGTACTACCTGACCTGCCCGCGGGCCGCCGGTGCGATCGGCACGCTGGAGGCCAACGGCGTGATGAAGGAGATGCAGGCCCGCCTCGCCGTGGACCCGGAGCTGGCCGCCGCCTACCGGGCCGCCCACGAGGACTACATCACCCGCCGCGACGCCATCGAGGTGCTCCAGGGCTTCCCGAGCGCCGGCGGCATGCCGGACCGGGTCAAGTGCCTGCACGTGCTGGTCGGCCACTCCCTGGCCGCGGGCCCGGGCGTGAACCCGTTCGGCGACGAGGCCCTGGCGATGCTGCCCGAGTGGTGGGCCAAGGGCGCCTGCGTCACCCCGTGCGGCGAGAAGAAGGCCGAAGAGAAGAAGGCCGAAGAGAAGAAGGCCGACGAGAACGCGGCGGCGGAGGCGGGCGCGTGA
- a CDS encoding NAD(P)/FAD-dependent oxidoreductase, whose product MSTTERPRILVVGGGYVGLYAAKRIMKKMRYGEATVTVVDPRSYMTYQPFLPEVAAGSISPRHVVVPLRRVLPKAEVLTGRVTNIDQDRKVAVVTPLVGEAYELPFDYLVIALGAISRTFPIPGLAEQGIGMKGVEEGIGLRNHVLEQLDKAESTTDEDVRRKALTFVFVGGGFAGAETIGEVEDMARDAAKYYTSIKREDMRFILVDAADKILPEVGPKLGTWGKEHLESRGIEIYLNTSMDSCVDGHVVLKNGLEVDSNTLVWTAGVKPNPVLARYGLPLGPRGHVDAEPTLQVKGTDYIWTAGDNAQVPDLAARKAGVENAWCPPNAQHALRQAKVLGDNVISGMRGFPQKEYAHSNKGAVAGLGLHKGVAMIVMGKMKIKLKGRLAWYMHRGYHGMAMPTWNRKIRVFADWTLAMFLKREVVSLGALESPREEFYEAAKPAPAPAAVVTAPAEKAKAS is encoded by the coding sequence ATGAGCACCACGGAGCGTCCCAGGATCCTCGTTGTAGGAGGTGGGTACGTAGGCCTGTACGCAGCCAAGCGCATCATGAAGAAGATGCGTTACGGCGAGGCGACCGTCACCGTCGTCGACCCGCGCTCGTACATGACCTACCAGCCCTTCCTCCCCGAAGTGGCCGCAGGCAGCATCTCGCCTCGGCACGTCGTCGTACCGCTGCGACGCGTGCTGCCCAAGGCTGAGGTTCTCACCGGCCGGGTCACGAACATCGACCAGGACCGCAAGGTCGCCGTCGTCACGCCGCTGGTCGGCGAGGCGTACGAGCTGCCCTTCGACTACCTGGTGATCGCGCTCGGCGCCATCTCCCGCACCTTCCCGATCCCCGGCCTCGCCGAACAGGGCATCGGCATGAAGGGCGTGGAAGAGGGCATCGGCCTGCGCAACCACGTACTCGAGCAGCTCGACAAGGCCGAGTCCACGACGGACGAGGACGTCCGCCGCAAGGCCCTCACCTTCGTCTTCGTCGGCGGCGGCTTCGCCGGCGCCGAGACGATCGGCGAGGTCGAGGACATGGCCCGCGACGCCGCGAAGTACTACACCAGCATCAAGCGCGAGGACATGCGCTTCATCCTGGTCGACGCGGCCGACAAGATCCTTCCCGAGGTCGGGCCCAAGCTCGGCACCTGGGGCAAGGAGCACCTCGAGTCGCGCGGCATCGAGATCTACCTGAACACCTCCATGGACTCCTGCGTGGACGGCCACGTGGTGCTGAAGAACGGCCTCGAGGTCGACTCCAACACCCTCGTGTGGACCGCCGGCGTCAAGCCCAACCCGGTGCTGGCCCGCTACGGCCTGCCGCTGGGCCCCCGCGGCCACGTGGACGCCGAGCCGACCCTCCAGGTCAAGGGCACGGACTACATCTGGACCGCCGGCGACAACGCCCAGGTGCCCGACCTCGCCGCCCGCAAGGCCGGCGTGGAGAACGCCTGGTGCCCGCCGAACGCCCAGCACGCGCTGCGCCAGGCCAAGGTCCTCGGCGACAACGTCATCTCCGGGATGCGCGGCTTCCCGCAGAAGGAGTACGCGCACTCCAACAAGGGCGCGGTGGCGGGCCTCGGCCTCCACAAGGGCGTGGCGATGATCGTCATGGGCAAGATGAAGATCAAGCTCAAGGGCCGGCTCGCCTGGTACATGCACCGTGGCTACCACGGCATGGCCATGCCGACCTGGAACCGCAAGATCCGCGTCTTCGCCGACTGGACCCTCGCGATGTTCCTCAAGCGCGAGGTCGTTTCCCTCGGCGCCCTGGAGAGCCCCCGCGAGGAGTTCTACGAGGCCGCCAAGCCGGCGCCGGCTCCGGCCGCCGTCGTCACGGCCCCGGCCGAGAAGGCCAAGGCCTCCTGA
- a CDS encoding transglycosylase family protein, which produces MPALVVTAGVTGTALALPLLAATGASAAETSTWDKVAECESGGTWSANFGGGAYGGLQFSQEQWKSAGGLDFAERADLASRSQQIAVAERVLASQGPQAWPLCGVQAGLTQDAPAAEVDPGLPGGSGSVAPAPSRPDASVPHTGSGGQSTDFGAPTQKGPTPSASVLPDYPIGVPGELPVMPLPEPETPPPGLPGAPTAPTSPADPTAPVGPTTPVSPTTPVDPTTPVDPTTPAPPSVDPTLPVGPTLPVDPTAPVTPSDPANPANPANPGNPANPTLPANPVDPTAPTTPAAPGESASPTAPAASGASEGGGKHRGPAAVETPAAPDAASDPTYTVKEGDSLIEIADANGVKGGWKGLYEANEQVIGGDADLIKPGQNLDLTHQ; this is translated from the coding sequence GTGCCCGCACTTGTCGTCACCGCCGGAGTCACCGGCACCGCACTCGCCCTGCCCCTGCTCGCCGCCACCGGCGCGAGCGCCGCGGAGACCTCCACATGGGACAAGGTCGCCGAGTGCGAGAGCGGCGGTACATGGAGCGCCAACTTCGGCGGTGGCGCGTACGGCGGGCTGCAGTTCAGCCAGGAGCAGTGGAAGAGCGCCGGCGGACTGGACTTCGCCGAGCGCGCCGACCTCGCCAGCCGCTCCCAGCAGATCGCCGTGGCCGAACGGGTCCTGGCTTCCCAGGGCCCCCAGGCGTGGCCGCTGTGCGGGGTGCAGGCCGGTCTGACGCAGGACGCGCCCGCCGCCGAGGTGGACCCGGGCCTGCCCGGCGGTTCCGGATCCGTCGCCCCGGCTCCGTCCCGCCCGGACGCCTCCGTGCCCCACACCGGCTCGGGCGGGCAGTCCACGGACTTCGGGGCCCCGACGCAGAAGGGCCCGACCCCGTCGGCCTCGGTGCTGCCCGACTATCCGATCGGTGTGCCGGGCGAACTGCCCGTCATGCCGCTGCCGGAGCCGGAGACGCCGCCTCCCGGCCTCCCGGGCGCCCCGACGGCTCCGACGAGCCCCGCGGACCCGACCGCCCCCGTGGGCCCCACCACTCCGGTGAGCCCCACCACTCCGGTGGACCCCACTACTCCGGTGGACCCCACCACTCCCGCACCGCCGTCCGTGGATCCGACGCTGCCGGTGGGCCCGACGCTGCCGGTCGACCCGACGGCTCCGGTGACTCCGTCCGACCCGGCGAACCCGGCGAACCCGGCGAACCCGGGAAATCCGGCGAACCCGACCCTTCCGGCCAACCCGGTTGATCCCACGGCCCCGACGACTCCGGCCGCACCCGGTGAGTCCGCCTCCCCGACCGCTCCGGCGGCCTCCGGTGCGAGCGAGGGCGGCGGCAAGCACCGCGGCCCGGCCGCCGTCGAGACGCCCGCGGCGCCTGACGCCGCGTCGGACCCCACGTACACGGTCAAGGAAGGCGACAGCCTGATCGAGATCGCGGACGCCAACGGGGTGAAGGGCGGCTGGAAGGGTCTCTATGAGGCCAACGAGCAGGTCATCGGCGGCGATGCGGACCTGATCAAGCCCGGTCAGAACCTGGATCTAACGCATCAATAA
- a CDS encoding Ppx/GppA phosphatase family protein, whose product MTRVAAVDCGTNSIRLLVADLDRATGELIELDRRMIVVRLGQGVDKTGRLAPEALERTFAACREYAAVIKELGAERIRFVATSASRDAENRDEFVRGVLDILGVEPEVISGDQEAEFSFTGATGELTGHTDVERPFLVVDIGGGSTEFVVGTGHVRAARSVDVGCVRMTERHLTVDGVVTDPPTGEQVSAIRADIEAALDLAGESVPLAEARTLVGLAGSVTTVAAIALGLEAYDSARIHHSRIPYETVREVSERMLTLTHAERAAIPVMHPGRVDVIGAGALVLLAIMERIGASEVLVSEHDILDGIAWSIA is encoded by the coding sequence GTGACCCGGGTCGCGGCCGTCGACTGCGGTACGAACTCCATCCGGCTCCTCGTCGCGGACCTCGACCGCGCCACAGGCGAGCTGATCGAGCTGGACCGCCGGATGATCGTCGTCCGGCTCGGCCAGGGCGTCGACAAGACGGGCCGACTGGCCCCGGAGGCCCTGGAGCGCACCTTCGCGGCCTGCCGCGAGTACGCGGCGGTCATCAAGGAGCTCGGCGCCGAGCGGATCCGCTTCGTGGCGACCTCGGCCTCGCGGGACGCGGAGAACCGCGACGAGTTCGTCCGGGGCGTCCTGGACATCCTGGGCGTGGAGCCCGAGGTGATCAGCGGCGACCAGGAGGCCGAGTTCTCCTTCACCGGCGCCACCGGTGAGCTGACCGGCCACACGGACGTGGAGCGCCCCTTCCTGGTGGTGGACATCGGCGGCGGTTCCACGGAGTTCGTGGTCGGCACCGGGCACGTCCGGGCGGCCCGCTCCGTCGACGTGGGCTGTGTCCGGATGACCGAGCGCCACCTGACGGTGGACGGGGTCGTCACGGACCCGCCGACCGGGGAACAGGTGTCCGCGATACGGGCCGACATCGAGGCGGCGCTGGACCTGGCCGGCGAGAGCGTCCCGCTGGCCGAGGCGCGCACCCTGGTGGGGCTGGCCGGTTCGGTGACCACGGTCGCCGCGATCGCGCTGGGCCTGGAGGCGTACGACTCGGCGCGGATCCACCACTCCCGGATCCCGTACGAGACGGTCCGCGAGGTCAGCGAGCGGATGCTGACGCTGACGCACGCCGAGCGCGCGGCCATCCCGGTGATGCACCCGGGCCGGGTCGACGTGATCGGCGCGGGCGCCCTGGTCCTGCTCGCGATCATGGAGCGGATCGGCGCCTCGGAGGTCCTGGTCTCGGAGCACGACATCCTCGACGGCATCGCCTGGTCCATCGCCTGA